A single Drechmeria coniospora strain ARSEF 6962 chromosome 03, whole genome shotgun sequence DNA region contains:
- a CDS encoding VanZ-like protein, with amino-acid sequence MRIRLPFAAVFALLLLLAGYAGLSTFEFGSFSNDKVLHAVTFFLLTLVFYWVVDTNRRRTVNMTLVVCTLSLGIGSEFLQSFLPNNRDFDMYDIFANVAGSLAGVALCSWYHKRMMERRRKNKTYNTVPGEEDVELGEDQETSVTGETSRGGTLEEEVDNWDEHAPDDWEGEGAAEAPAPARKGSEG; translated from the coding sequence CTCTTGCTTGCTGGATACGCTGGTCTCTCGACATTTGAGTTTGGCAGCTTTTCCAACGACAAGGTCCTGCATGCAGTcaccttcttcctcctcaccCTTGTCTTCTACTGGGTCGTTGACACAAATCGCCGGCGTACCGTCAACATGACCCTCGTCGTCTGTACACTTtcgctcggcatcggctcGGAGTTTCTCCAGAGCTTTCTCCCCAATAACCGCGACTTCGACATGTACGATATCTTCGCCAACGTTGCAGGCAGCCTCGCTGGCGTCGCTCTCTGCTCATGGTATCACAAGCGTATGATGGAGCGAAGGAGGAAGAACAAGACATACAACACTGTTCCTGGTGAAGAGGATGTTGAGCTTGGGGAGGACCAGGAAACAAGTGTCACGGGCGAAACGTCGCGAGGGGGTACTTTGGAAGAAGAGGTTGATAACTGGGATGAGCATGCGCCCGACGATTGGGAGGGTGAGGGCGCTGCGGAAGCACCCGCCCCGGCGCGAAAGGGCTCTGAAGGGTAG
- a CDS encoding prefoldin subunit: MMECEVQQQVTELGRKYQFMEMNLQRRMGGLKEKIPDIQKTLDTVKFLKLRKDETDPIETTFELNETLYARANVPPTDEVYIWLGANVMLSYPIDEAETLLSSKLATAKTSLSNCEEDLEFLREQITTMEVATARVYNWEVVQKRKEKANEGEAKTSGDSKNAE; encoded by the exons ATGATGGAATGTGAAGTGCAACAGCAGGTAACCGAGTTGGGCAGAAAATACCAGTTCATGGAGATGAACCTCCAACGCCGAATGGGTGGGCTGAAAGAGAAAATCCCCGACATTCAGAAGACTCTAGACACCGTCAAGTTCCTGAAGCTGAGAAAG GACGAAACCGACCCGATCGAAACGACGTTCGAGCTGAACGAGACATTATATGCGCGAGCAAATGTTCCGCCCACAGACGAAGTCTACATTTGGCTAGGG GCAAATGTGATGTTGTCATACCCTATTGACGAGGCGGAGACATTGCTGAGCTCAAAATTGGCGACCGCGAAGACCAGCTTGTCCAATTGTGAGGAGGATTTGGAATTTCTTCGAGAACAAATTACG ACAATGGAGGTTGCTACAGCACGAGTCTACAACTGGGAGGTGGTACAAAAGCGAAAAGAAAAGGCAAACGAGGGTGAGGCGAAGACATCTGGTGACAGCAAGAACGCCGAATGA
- a CDS encoding prefoldin subunit 3 produces the protein MRSVMILGKVLGGEPDTHRWREAVSKARSLRLPIILLQMLIRKEELHTTDPKLLGLLPTDPEWAALLNKVCRTGYTPTELDAYAHILDGESTDARCERLLDCHFFLPEFLYSFVLRSSATITEVTTLSRLIERCHEYYKSGQHHIKGHTAVHRSCHKSGDLPSLDQQRFCRTMRLLTRQCLRLEPRLIVKLADVAARDIEHISAASDEPGKLFMKQCVIFNELLSIFRPRPAMQAVQRAFPNAYLWEAQRILLAMSDGLARPLLVNRGGFQAIRDVLAGQGKNQAEVHSAARHAPTWPPYLQPGDGMDEGVEPEDNWSRAVSAGMLMQEAGFAKEDHDDGLDILQGMTMDGTPTIQQRARVGQGRRVDVWEASIRATRNAQEAWQRFQHPPTADAKPGAAQYGAMLEKLVLREADANGRMWPGDKALNFPTQHEANLAEFEKARLRPPSVAQLYRHMRLNGVRAQGSCLRILVSNAESLETAHRYLLESTENGETVRTLMADEPGPGLKGVSMSLFAAYIQACVRVEGRRGGRQLMRAIRFVDVRLASEHSRWAVHVWGLVLKNLSQHRHALRVSLSQQVDLLLHIMARIESRHGVSVSTLVQFSKCVRKAMRREMAKLLTEVETGRPSALRRLYESQAPGCAVAATAHGAASSTQADSGERKPHVLISTAAGRMRDIFDQLVRRDKGSRELLEGHEMAPLEQMACRTDPVRSEHAYEYMVSLAFVGEFDDMAKTLRWLIGEWEEADLVDAVGKLDEPPAYADFFETLCVFRLLAEPMLEEGVAESIRDAVVRSQLGWTWPDDAAVQSFAEMQGDESIMTLRRVLDGVRSRARRGLGGDGDADSAWTPRVSLTRQTD, from the coding sequence ATGAGATCAGTCATGATACTGGGCAaggtcctcggcggcgagccggaTACTCATCGCTGGAGGGAGGCAGTCTCCAAGGCTCGCAGCCTGAGACTGCCCATCATTCTCTTGCAGATGTTGATTCGGAAAGAGGAATTGCATACGACTGACCCGAAGTTGCTGGGCTTGCTGCCGACTGACCCTGAATGGGCCGCATTGTTGAACAAGGTTTGTCGAACAGGTTACACCCCGACTGAGCTCGACGCATATGCGCACATTCTCGATGGCGAATCAACCGATGCACGATGCGAAAGGCTACTCGACTGCCACTTTTTCTTACCCGAGTTTCTCTATAGCTTCGTTTTACGGTCGTCAGCAACCATCACCGAGGTCACAACCCTTAGCAGGCTGATCGAGCGGTGTCATGAATACTACAAAAGTGGCCAGCATCACATCAAGGGGCATACTGCAGTGCACCGCTCTTGTCATAAATCTGGCGACTTACCAAGTCTGGACCAGCAGAGATTTTGCCGCACCATGCGCCTTCTCACCCGACAGTGCCTCCGCTTGGAGCCTCGACTCATCGTGAAGCTGGCCGACGTTGCTGCGCGGGATATCGAACACATTTCGGCTGCCTCGGATGAACCTGGGAAGCTGTTTATGAAGCAGTGTGTCATTTTCAACGAGTTGTTGAGCATTTTCCGACCGCGGCCAGCGATGCAGGCTGTCCAAAGAGCGTTTCCTAATGCGTACCTTTGGGAGGCGCAGAGAATCTTGCTTGCCATGTCCGATGGTCTCGCCAGGCCGCTTTTGGTGAATCGTGGAGGATTCCAGGCGATTCGAGACGTCTTGGCCGGCCAAGGCAAGAACCAGGCCGAAGTGCATAGCGCAGCTCGACATGCACCGACATGGCCCCCATACTTGCAACCTGGCGATGGGATGGACGAAGGGGTGGAACCCGAGGACAACTGGAGTCGGGCTGTCAGTGCCGGAATGCTCATGCAGGAGGCGGGCTTTGCCAAAGAGgaccacgacgacggtctcGACATCCTTCAAGGCATGACGATGGACGGCACACCGACAATCCAGCAACGAGCGCGAGTtggccaaggccgtcgcGTTGACGTCTGGGAGGCTTCTATTCGGGCAACCCGCAATGCGCAAGAGGCTTGGCAGCGATTCCAGCATCCACCAACGGCCGACGCCAAGCCCGGGGCAgcgcagtacggagcgatgctcgagaagctcgtgCTACGAGAGGCGGATGCCAACGGCAGAATGTGGCCGGGCGACAAGGCGTTGAACTTTCCCACTCAGCACGAGGCGAACCTGGCCGAGTTCGAAAAGGCTCGTCTCCGACCTCCGAGCGTCGCTCAGCTCTATCGACATATGCGGCTCAACGGGGTCAGGGCACAAGGGAGCTGTCTCCGCATACTCGTGTCGAATGCAGAATCGCTCGAGACGGCGCATCGATATCTACTGGAGAGCACGGAAAACGGCGAGACGGTGCGGACCTTGATGGCGGATGAGCCAGGACCCGGGCTGAAGGGCGTGTCGATGAGCTTGTTTGCGGCCTACATCCAGGCGTGCGTGCGGGTGGAAGGTagacgaggcggacggcaGCTGATGCGCGCCatccgcttcgtcgacgtTCGACTGGCGTCGGAACATTCCCGCTGGGCGGTCCACGTTTGGGGCCTCGTTCTGAAGAACCTCTCTCAACACCGGCACGCGTTGCGGGTGTCTCTCTCGCAGCAAGTGGATCTGCTGCTGCACATCATGGCACGGATCGAAAGCAGGCACGGCGTGTCGGTCTCGACGCTTGTGCAGTTCAGCAAGTGCGTCCGAAAGGCAATGAGGCGGGAGATGGCCAAGCTCCTGACGGAAGTGGAAACGGGGAGACCAAGCGCCTTGCGGCGACTGTACGAATCGCAAGCGCCAGGTTGCGCCGTCGCAGCGACGGCGCACGGTGCGGCGAGCTCAACCCAGGCAGACTCGGGTGAGCGGAAGCCTCATGTCCTGATTagcacggcggcgggccGGATGAGGGATATCTTCGACCAACTGGTCAGGCGGGACAAAGGCAGCCGGGAGTTGTTGGAAGGGCACGAGATGGCCCCGCTCGAGCAGATGGCGTGCCGGACGGACCCGGTCAGGAGCGAGCACGCATACGAGTACATGGTCTCGCTGGCATTCGTTGGAGAATTCGACGACATGGCGAAAACGTTGCGGTGGCTGATTGGCGAgtgggaggaggcggacCTGGTGGATGCCGTGGGCAAGCTGGACGAGCCTCCGGCGTACGCGGATTTCTTCGAGACGCTGTGCGTCTTTCGCCTCCTCGCGGAGCCGATGCTCGAGGAAGGCGTGGCCGAGTCGATCCGCGACGCCGTGGTGAGGTCCCAACTGGGCTGGACGTGGCCAGACGACGCGGCGGTCCAGTCGTTTGCCGAAATGCAGGGCGACGAGTCCATCATGACGCTGCGGCGGGTGCTGGACGGGGTGAGGTCCCGTGCGCGGCGAggactcggcggcgacggagatgCAGACTCGGCCTGGACGCCACGGGTCTCGCTCACCCGCCAGACAGATTAG